One segment of Streptosporangium brasiliense DNA contains the following:
- a CDS encoding serine/threonine-protein kinase, translating into MDGIADYEFVRSLGAGNHGEFYLARRPGRLPVEAEYVAVKVVGGTGGDAFRRATRELKAFAAVRSPYLVTLYDAGQQGGVFYYSMEYLPGGSLGRPAEPPSRERALRSVACVAHAAQALHEEGIVHRDIRPGNVLLTDEGGKLSDLGLSQVLMPGATVTGMGGIGSVEFTDPALLQGDRPAPAGDVWSLGATLHWAVTRTGLYGELPVHDPLLTLRKVYSTPPSLHPGLGPELAELVHACIGDVAGRPTAGGLADRLYALVA; encoded by the coding sequence GTGGACGGCATCGCCGACTACGAGTTCGTCCGCTCGCTGGGGGCGGGCAACCATGGCGAGTTCTATCTGGCGAGGAGGCCAGGCCGCCTGCCGGTCGAGGCCGAGTACGTCGCGGTGAAGGTGGTGGGGGGTACCGGCGGCGACGCCTTCCGGCGGGCCACGCGCGAGCTGAAGGCCTTCGCCGCGGTGCGCTCGCCGTACCTGGTGACGCTCTACGACGCGGGCCAGCAGGGCGGGGTCTTCTACTACTCGATGGAGTATCTGCCCGGCGGCTCGCTGGGCAGGCCCGCCGAGCCGCCGTCGCGGGAGCGGGCGCTGCGCTCGGTCGCCTGCGTGGCCCACGCCGCGCAGGCGCTGCACGAGGAGGGCATCGTGCACCGCGACATCCGCCCCGGCAACGTGCTGCTCACCGACGAGGGGGGCAAGCTCTCGGACCTGGGGCTGTCGCAGGTGCTGATGCCGGGGGCGACGGTGACCGGGATGGGCGGCATCGGCTCGGTGGAGTTCACCGACCCGGCGCTGCTGCAGGGCGACAGGCCCGCTCCCGCCGGGGACGTGTGGTCGCTCGGCGCGACGCTGCACTGGGCGGTGACCCGCACCGGCCTGTACGGCGAGCTGCCCGTCCACGACCCGCTGCTGACCCTGCGCAAGGTCTACAGCACGCCGCCGTCGCTCCACCCCGGCCTGGGGCCCGAGCTGGCCGAGCTGGTGCACGCCTGTATCGGGGACGTGGCCGGGCGGCCCACCGCCGGGGGGCTGGCCGACCGGCTCTACGCGCTGGTGGCCTGA
- a CDS encoding cation:proton antiporter domain-containing protein: MLHVDLLLLDLVIVLAAARLLGALARRLGQPPVVGEIVAGILLGPTLLGPLIGEKLFGAEMRPPLQALANVGLVLFMFVVGLELDQKLVRGKGRIAVTVALGSTVLPFVLGCALALGIAGDHVGGAKTLAFVLFMGAAMAATAFPVLARILTDRGMQRIALGGLSLAAAAVIDVLAWTVLAVVVGIAGAGDAEGQWKVLLAVPYALVMFLVVRPLLARLVPAHEKAGRLTPSLLSLVLIGLIGSAWATEWMHVHFIFGAFMFGAVMPREGAERLNHEILERLEQLAVLLLLPMFFVVAGLNVDLRALDLSSLGTLAAILAVAVGGKLLGSYAAARAQRLPNRQSWAMATLLNTRGLTEIVILTVGLQKGVLDNELYSLMVVMALVTTAMTGPLLRWVYPERRVARDIAEAERAALGESAAHRVLAVVPGSPAEQGPLADLAATLARAASPSEVVLAHLRPYPRGRLEVGNGLSFELAELAETLHELESLAATARRHGSEAKVVSRFSGDVAAELPELVGGAQPDLVVLPAGAPGYAGIRAAAVCRVVTVSALPEAPGPQDGPLGSAASPDVPGRPQAPLDGPGHQTAAGPPASAGLRTSPDGPGAPGSPDPSGQVLAAAGPIAVHHGAGDAAAHVALTLALLQGRPLVVAGGGRASALAQRLARLGVAATSGPVPAGALVVAPDTGTAVDGAHLLVRAEQDADPVDWAAAVSAVRAPADRP; this comes from the coding sequence GTGCTCCACGTGGATCTGCTCCTGCTCGACCTGGTGATCGTCCTGGCCGCCGCGCGACTGCTGGGGGCGCTCGCCAGACGGCTCGGCCAGCCTCCGGTCGTCGGTGAGATCGTGGCGGGCATCCTGCTCGGCCCCACGCTCCTCGGCCCGCTCATCGGCGAGAAGCTGTTCGGCGCGGAGATGCGCCCCCCGCTCCAGGCGCTGGCGAACGTCGGCCTGGTGCTGTTCATGTTCGTCGTCGGCCTGGAGCTGGACCAGAAACTGGTCAGGGGCAAGGGCCGGATCGCGGTGACCGTGGCGCTCGGTTCCACCGTGCTGCCGTTCGTCCTGGGCTGCGCGCTCGCGCTCGGCATCGCCGGCGACCACGTGGGCGGCGCCAAGACGCTCGCGTTCGTGCTGTTCATGGGCGCGGCGATGGCCGCCACCGCCTTCCCGGTGCTGGCGCGCATCCTCACCGACCGCGGCATGCAGCGCATCGCGCTCGGCGGCCTGTCGCTGGCCGCCGCCGCGGTGATCGACGTGCTCGCCTGGACGGTGCTCGCCGTGGTGGTGGGCATCGCCGGGGCCGGCGACGCCGAGGGGCAGTGGAAGGTCCTGCTCGCCGTGCCGTACGCGCTGGTGATGTTCCTGGTGGTCCGGCCGCTGCTGGCCCGGCTGGTGCCGGCCCACGAGAAGGCGGGGCGGCTGACGCCGAGCCTGCTGTCGCTGGTGCTCATCGGCCTCATCGGCTCGGCCTGGGCCACCGAGTGGATGCACGTGCACTTCATCTTCGGGGCGTTCATGTTCGGCGCGGTGATGCCCCGCGAGGGCGCCGAGCGCCTCAACCACGAGATCCTGGAACGGCTGGAGCAGCTCGCGGTGCTGTTGCTGCTGCCGATGTTCTTCGTGGTGGCGGGGCTCAACGTCGACCTCCGCGCGCTGGACCTGTCCAGCCTCGGCACGCTGGCCGCGATCCTGGCGGTGGCGGTCGGCGGCAAGCTGCTCGGCTCCTACGCGGCGGCGCGGGCGCAGCGGCTGCCCAACCGGCAGTCCTGGGCGATGGCCACCCTGCTCAACACCCGCGGCCTGACCGAGATCGTCATTCTCACCGTCGGCCTGCAGAAGGGCGTGCTCGACAACGAGCTCTACTCGCTGATGGTGGTGATGGCCCTCGTCACCACCGCGATGACCGGCCCGCTGCTGCGCTGGGTGTATCCCGAGCGGCGGGTGGCCCGCGACATCGCCGAGGCCGAGCGGGCCGCCCTCGGCGAGAGCGCCGCCCACCGGGTGCTGGCCGTCGTCCCGGGCTCCCCCGCCGAGCAGGGGCCGCTGGCGGACCTGGCGGCCACCCTGGCCCGGGCCGCCTCCCCGTCGGAGGTGGTCCTCGCCCACCTGCGCCCCTACCCGCGGGGCCGCCTGGAGGTCGGCAACGGCCTGTCCTTCGAGCTCGCCGAGCTGGCCGAGACCCTCCACGAACTGGAGAGCCTCGCCGCCACGGCCCGCCGCCACGGCTCCGAGGCCAAGGTCGTGAGCCGGTTCAGCGGCGACGTGGCGGCCGAGCTGCCCGAGCTGGTCGGCGGCGCGCAGCCCGATCTGGTGGTGCTGCCGGCCGGCGCCCCCGGCTACGCCGGGATCCGCGCCGCCGCCGTCTGCCGCGTGGTGACGGTCTCCGCGCTCCCGGAGGCTCCCGGCCCCCAGGATGGCCCCCTGGGCTCTGCGGCCTCCCCGGACGTCCCCGGCCGCCCCCAGGCGCCCCTGGACGGTCCCGGCCACCAGACAGCCGCGGGGCCGCCGGCCTCCGCCGGTCTCCGGACCTCCCCGGACGGCCCCGGCGCCCCGGGCTCCCCGGACCCCTCCGGCCAGGTCCTGGCCGCGGCGGGGCCGATCGCGGTGCACCACGGCGCCGGCGACGCCGCGGCCCACGTGGCGCTCACCCTCGCCCTCCTGCAGGGGCGCCCGCTGGTCGTCGCCGGCGGCGGCCGGGCCTCGGCCCTGGCCCAGCGGCTGGCCAGACTCGGGGTGGCGGCCACCTCCGGCCCGGTCCCGGCCGGCGCGCTCGTCGTGGCCCCCGACACCGGGACAGCCGTGGACGGCGCCCACCTGCTGGTCCGCGCCGAGCAGGACGCCGACCCGGTGGACTGGGCCGCGGCCGTCTCCGCCGTGCGCGCCCCCGCGGACCGGCCCTGA
- a CDS encoding GNAT family N-acetyltransferase, producing the protein MFPRDVIPAGPVVMRALSTDDVELIARACADPQIRRFIPTVPVPYTHDDAVSYLKVAEQLWESGGASFAVADAGTGEWLGNIGLKPLDSRGNGEIGYLIAPWARGRGTATAATRALTEWAFAHGVRRMELLADVENLPSQRVALAAGFHREGVQRSAEDRRDGTRGDLVSFARLSDDSGDRTRPYLPPFPGGSLSDGVVRLTPLAEADADDYHALQNLPEVVAYSVPPQAPDPVESETACREAGMRWLAGDRVEVAVRDAGTGVFTGHIQLTSVIPPLGQAMVGYSTLPEFRGRGFTTRAVSLLVEWAFEHTPLARIVAGTSPDNVASHRVLEGAGFHREALLHGLLPGPDGTRLDDLQWYRLRPPG; encoded by the coding sequence GTGTTTCCTCGAGACGTGATCCCCGCCGGCCCGGTCGTCATGCGGGCACTCAGCACCGACGACGTGGAGCTGATCGCCCGCGCCTGCGCCGACCCGCAGATCCGGCGCTTCATCCCGACCGTGCCGGTGCCCTACACCCACGACGACGCGGTCTCCTACCTGAAGGTCGCCGAGCAGCTGTGGGAGAGCGGCGGCGCCTCCTTCGCCGTGGCGGACGCCGGCACGGGCGAGTGGCTGGGCAACATCGGGCTCAAGCCCCTCGACTCGCGCGGCAACGGCGAGATCGGCTACCTGATCGCGCCGTGGGCGCGGGGCCGCGGAACCGCCACGGCGGCCACCAGGGCGCTGACCGAGTGGGCCTTCGCCCACGGGGTGCGGCGCATGGAGCTGCTGGCCGACGTGGAGAACCTGCCCAGCCAGCGGGTCGCGCTGGCCGCCGGCTTCCACCGCGAGGGCGTGCAGCGCTCGGCCGAGGACCGGCGCGACGGCACCCGCGGCGACCTGGTCTCCTTCGCCAGGCTCTCGGACGACTCCGGTGACCGCACGCGGCCGTATCTGCCCCCCTTCCCCGGCGGCTCGCTGTCCGACGGCGTGGTACGGCTGACGCCGCTGGCCGAGGCCGACGCCGACGACTACCACGCGCTGCAGAACCTGCCGGAGGTCGTGGCCTACAGCGTGCCCCCGCAGGCCCCCGATCCGGTCGAGAGCGAGACGGCCTGCCGGGAGGCGGGCATGCGCTGGCTGGCGGGCGACCGGGTCGAGGTGGCCGTCCGCGACGCCGGGACCGGCGTCTTCACCGGGCACATCCAGCTCACCTCGGTCATCCCGCCGCTGGGCCAGGCCATGGTGGGCTACAGCACGCTGCCGGAGTTCCGCGGCCGGGGTTTCACCACCCGGGCGGTGAGCCTGCTGGTGGAGTGGGCCTTCGAGCACACGCCCCTGGCCCGGATCGTCGCGGGCACCTCCCCGGACAACGTCGCCTCGCACCGGGTGCTGGAGGGCGCGGGCTTCCACCGGGAGGCCCTCCTGCACGGGCTGCTGCCGGGTCCCGACGGCACGCGCCTGGACGACCTGCAGTGGTACCGCCTGCGCCCCCCGGGGTAG
- a CDS encoding aminotransferase class III-fold pyridoxal phosphate-dependent enzyme: protein MSIDANLRERAARVVPGGMYGHLNAALHGPGYPQFFVGGQGCRQLDADGREYIDLMCSWGPVVLGHRHPAVEAAVAAQLAAGDCLNGPGPVYVELAELMVETIPQADWVMFSKNGTDATTQALMVARAATGRTKVLMAHGSYHGADPWCTPSPSGTTPNERADLIEYAYNDLASAEEAAARAEGDVAAIIVTPFKHDSFEDQELAAAEFARGLRALADRIGAALVIDDVRGGWRLDLGGSWETLGVRPDLYAFSKAMANGHPIAAVTGVDSLRGPAQTIYSTGSFWFNAAPMAAAKATIETLRDIGGVALMERAGTRLREGLAAQAAAHGFVVNQTGPAQIPWLSFEGDATLEKGMFWSAACLREGVYLHPWHNWFLSAAHTDADIDRALQGTDAAFARLRTEFGAD, encoded by the coding sequence ATGTCCATCGACGCCAACCTCCGTGAGCGGGCCGCCAGGGTCGTCCCGGGCGGCATGTACGGCCACCTCAACGCGGCCCTGCACGGCCCCGGCTACCCGCAGTTCTTCGTCGGCGGCCAGGGATGCCGCCAGCTCGACGCGGACGGCCGCGAGTACATCGACCTCATGTGCTCCTGGGGCCCTGTCGTGCTCGGCCACCGCCACCCCGCCGTGGAGGCCGCCGTCGCCGCCCAGCTCGCCGCCGGCGACTGCCTCAACGGGCCCGGCCCGGTCTACGTGGAGCTCGCCGAGCTCATGGTGGAGACGATCCCGCAGGCCGACTGGGTGATGTTCTCCAAGAACGGCACCGACGCCACCACCCAGGCGCTGATGGTCGCCCGGGCCGCCACCGGCCGGACCAAGGTGCTCATGGCCCACGGCTCCTACCACGGGGCCGACCCCTGGTGCACGCCCAGCCCGTCGGGCACCACCCCCAACGAGCGCGCCGACCTGATCGAATACGCCTACAACGACCTGGCGAGCGCGGAGGAGGCCGCGGCCCGGGCGGAGGGCGACGTCGCGGCGATCATCGTGACGCCCTTCAAGCACGACTCCTTCGAGGACCAGGAGCTCGCCGCCGCCGAGTTCGCCCGGGGCCTGCGGGCCCTGGCCGACCGGATCGGCGCGGCGCTGGTGATCGATGACGTGCGCGGCGGCTGGCGGCTCGACCTCGGCGGCTCGTGGGAGACCCTGGGGGTCCGCCCCGATCTGTACGCCTTCAGCAAGGCCATGGCCAACGGCCACCCGATCGCCGCCGTCACGGGCGTGGACTCCCTGCGGGGCCCGGCCCAGACCATCTACTCCACCGGCTCGTTCTGGTTCAACGCGGCGCCGATGGCCGCGGCCAAGGCCACCATCGAGACCCTGCGCGACATCGGCGGAGTGGCCCTGATGGAGCGGGCGGGCACCCGCCTGCGCGAGGGACTGGCCGCGCAGGCCGCCGCCCACGGCTTCGTGGTCAACCAGACCGGCCCGGCGCAGATCCCGTGGCTCTCCTTCGAGGGCGACGCCACCTTGGAGAAGGGCATGTTCTGGTCGGCCGCCTGCCTGCGGGAGGGGGTCTACCTCCACCCCTGGCACAACTGGTTCCTGTCGGCCGCCCACACCGACGCCGACATCGACCGCGCCCTGCAGGGCACCGACGCGGCCTTCGCCAGGCTCAGGACGGAGTTCGGCGCCGACTGA
- a CDS encoding TetR/AcrR family transcriptional regulator: MPKIVDHGERREEVVEAARRIILREGIEAATTRAIAKEAGYSNGVLTHYFADKDDIMLSALRSSHRRIVERLHGKLSGRGGLAALRELLLDNLPLDDERARESGLEIGFWSRSLTSPAMLEAQRAEAEELRYLVRSLLGAAAEAGEISTGEDLGDVTERLLALVDGLSVRSLLYPDRLGAQRLERLLGAELDRLQATSA, from the coding sequence ATGCCGAAGATCGTCGACCACGGGGAACGCCGGGAGGAGGTCGTCGAGGCCGCCCGCCGCATCATCCTGCGCGAGGGTATCGAGGCGGCCACGACCAGGGCCATCGCCAAGGAGGCCGGTTACTCCAACGGCGTGCTCACCCACTACTTCGCCGACAAGGACGACATCATGCTGTCGGCGCTGCGCTCCTCGCACCGGCGCATCGTGGAACGGCTGCACGGCAAGCTCTCCGGCCGCGGCGGGCTGGCCGCGCTCCGCGAGCTCCTGCTCGACAACCTGCCGCTGGACGACGAGCGCGCCCGGGAGAGCGGGCTGGAGATCGGCTTCTGGAGCCGGAGCCTGACCAGCCCGGCGATGCTGGAGGCGCAGCGCGCCGAGGCCGAGGAGCTGCGCTATCTGGTGCGCAGCCTGCTCGGCGCGGCGGCCGAGGCCGGGGAGATCTCCACCGGGGAGGATCTCGGCGACGTCACCGAGCGGCTGCTGGCCCTGGTGGACGGGCTGAGCGTGCGCAGCCTGCTCTACCCCGACCGGCTCGGCGCGCAACGCCTGGAGAGGCTGCTCGGCGCCGAGCTGGACCGGCTTCAGGCCACCAGCGCGTAG
- a CDS encoding carbohydrate kinase family protein yields the protein MTVVTLGVHIVDVLARPVESIPAGQDTHLLEQIRVTAAGAAAGTAVCLAGLGVPVASMGAVGGDELGDLLLMIMERRGVDVTGVVRKDGEQTAASILPIRPDGGRPSFHVPGANLGLSLADLDRGRVSGARVVHLGGMDATWGLHDPDFFALLAEARGAGTVITMDLLSNMADLMPGARSFLPYVDYLLPNEEQALMMSGAAGVEEAALALLDEGPRAVLVTLGGEGSLIATASGLTRLPALDVPVVDTTGCGDAYCAGFIAGLVDGRDVTGAAELGTAVAARVAGGLGSDAGLDGAQELRESR from the coding sequence ATGACTGTCGTCACCCTCGGGGTGCACATCGTGGACGTGCTCGCCCGGCCGGTGGAGTCGATCCCGGCCGGGCAGGACACCCACCTGCTGGAGCAGATCCGCGTCACCGCGGCGGGCGCCGCCGCCGGGACCGCCGTCTGCCTGGCCGGGCTCGGCGTCCCGGTCGCCTCGATGGGGGCGGTCGGTGGCGACGAGCTCGGCGATCTCCTCCTCATGATCATGGAGCGGCGCGGGGTGGACGTCACCGGCGTCGTCCGCAAGGACGGCGAGCAGACCGCCGCCTCGATCCTGCCCATCAGGCCCGACGGGGGGCGCCCCTCCTTCCACGTGCCCGGCGCCAACCTCGGCCTGTCCCTCGCCGACCTCGACCGCGGGCGCGTCAGCGGCGCGCGGGTCGTGCACCTGGGCGGCATGGACGCGACCTGGGGCCTGCACGACCCGGACTTCTTCGCCCTGCTGGCCGAGGCGCGGGGGGCGGGCACGGTCATCACGATGGACCTACTGTCCAATATGGCCGATCTGATGCCGGGCGCACGGAGCTTTCTGCCGTATGTGGACTACCTGCTGCCCAACGAGGAGCAGGCGCTCATGATGAGCGGCGCGGCCGGCGTGGAGGAGGCCGCGCTCGCGCTGCTGGACGAGGGGCCCAGGGCGGTGCTGGTCACACTGGGCGGCGAGGGCAGCCTGATCGCCACCGCGTCGGGCCTCACCCGGCTGCCCGCCCTCGACGTCCCCGTGGTGGACACCACCGGCTGCGGCGACGCCTACTGCGCCGGGTTCATCGCCGGCCTGGTCGACGGCCGCGACGTGACCGGCGCCGCGGAACTCGGCACCGCGGTGGCCGCCCGGGTCGCCGGAGGGCTCGGCTCGGACGCCGGCCTCGACGGGGCACAGGAACTACGGGAGAGCCGATGA
- a CDS encoding tRNA (adenine-N1)-methyltransferase, with amino-acid sequence MGFRRHGPFQAGDQVQLTDPKNKRHTVTLKEDGVFHTHKGGIPHSELIGQPEGSVVRSSGGTQYLAFRHLLQDYTLSMPRGAAVIYPKDSAQIVAMADIFPGARVVEAGVGSGALTCFLLRAVGGEGSVTSYERRADFAEIATKNVEKFYGGPMDQWRLVVGDFVEALDESDVDRIILDMLAPWECVDAAAKALTPGGVICCYVATTTQLSRTVETLREHGSFTEPHAWETLVRDWHVEGLAVRPDHRMVGHTGFLVTARRMADGVTPPPRRRRPAKGAHGEEPGSSTR; translated from the coding sequence ATGGGTTTTCGCAGGCATGGGCCGTTTCAGGCCGGGGATCAGGTTCAGCTCACCGACCCCAAGAACAAGCGTCACACGGTGACGCTGAAGGAAGACGGGGTCTTCCACACGCACAAGGGCGGGATCCCGCACAGCGAGCTGATCGGCCAGCCCGAGGGGTCGGTGGTGCGCTCCTCCGGCGGCACCCAGTATCTCGCGTTCAGGCACCTGCTCCAGGACTACACGCTGTCCATGCCCCGCGGCGCGGCGGTCATCTATCCGAAGGACTCGGCGCAGATCGTCGCCATGGCCGACATCTTCCCCGGCGCGCGCGTCGTCGAGGCGGGCGTCGGCTCCGGGGCGCTCACGTGCTTCCTGCTGCGCGCCGTCGGCGGCGAGGGCAGCGTCACCTCCTACGAGCGGCGTGCGGACTTCGCCGAGATCGCCACCAAGAACGTGGAGAAGTTCTACGGCGGTCCGATGGACCAGTGGCGCCTGGTGGTGGGCGACTTCGTGGAGGCGCTCGACGAGAGCGACGTCGACCGGATCATCCTGGACATGCTCGCTCCGTGGGAGTGCGTCGACGCCGCCGCCAAGGCGCTCACGCCGGGCGGTGTCATCTGCTGCTACGTGGCGACCACCACCCAGCTGTCGCGCACGGTCGAAACTCTCCGCGAACACGGGAGTTTCACCGAGCCCCATGCGTGGGAGACCCTGGTTCGCGACTGGCATGTCGAGGGCCTGGCCGTACGGCCCGATCACCGGATGGTCGGGCACACCGGCTTCCTCGTCACCGCCCGCCGCATGGCGGACGGGGTGACGCCACCACCCCGTCGTAGGCGTCCGGCAAAGGGGGCACATGGCGAAGAGCCCGGTTCTTCCACCAGATGA
- the helR gene encoding RNA polymerase recycling motor ATPase HelR, with the protein MNPLTTSAFDLPDHLSPKADPALIAGDEQHFAAIAESLEQSIADLSDRLDTERRAPGGIGRQAMDRDLEIHRLTARLRALRRFGLDLCLGRIVGADDPEPVYIGRLGLTDSAGRRLLLDWRSPAAEPFFGATHANPMGLASRRRYRWTRGRISDYWDEVFTSDGFEGHAALDDQSAFIASLGGNRSARMRDVLGTIQADQDAIIRAGSRGALVVDGGPGTGKTVVALHRSAYLLYSDPRLGHRRGGVLFVGPHQPYLAYVADVLPSLGEEGVQTCTLRDLVTEGAAAAIETDPEVALLKSSADLLKAIEPAVRFYENPPTKGMTVTTPWSDIWLSADDWAEAFEAPEPGTPHNEARDRIWEELLTILMDKHDDDVSADLLRKSLLQDRELLTTFNRAWPLIEAADLVGDLWSVPAYLRKCAPWLSPDEVRKLQRGDAQAWTVSDLPLLDAARQRLGDPEASRRKRRQEAALAAQREHMAQVVENLIEADDDGEGLVTQLRRADLQRNLVDESELPTLDPDLLAGPFAHIVVDEAQELTDAEWQMLLLRCPSRSFTIVGDRAQARHGFTESWQERLDRIGLDRVDLASLSINYRTPEEVMAEAEPVIRAALPDANVPTSIRSSGVPVVHGSTSDLGSVLDAWLAAHADGIACVIGDPTFRATSHVRSLSPELSKGLEFDLVVLIDPEAFGEGIEGAVDRYVAMTRATQRLVILTSS; encoded by the coding sequence GTGAACCCGCTGACCACCAGCGCGTTTGACCTTCCCGACCATCTCTCCCCCAAGGCCGACCCGGCGCTGATCGCCGGCGACGAGCAGCACTTCGCGGCCATCGCGGAGAGCCTTGAGCAGTCGATAGCCGACCTGTCCGACCGCCTCGACACCGAGCGCAGGGCGCCCGGCGGCATCGGCCGGCAGGCGATGGACCGGGACTTGGAGATCCACCGGCTGACCGCTCGCCTGCGAGCCCTGCGCCGCTTCGGTCTGGACCTGTGCCTCGGGCGCATCGTCGGCGCGGACGACCCCGAGCCCGTGTACATCGGACGGCTCGGCCTCACCGACAGCGCGGGCCGCCGGCTGCTGCTCGACTGGCGCTCCCCCGCGGCTGAGCCGTTCTTCGGCGCCACCCACGCCAACCCGATGGGGCTGGCGAGCCGCCGCAGGTACCGCTGGACCCGCGGCCGGATCAGCGACTACTGGGACGAGGTGTTCACCTCGGACGGGTTCGAGGGGCACGCCGCGCTCGACGACCAGTCCGCCTTCATCGCCAGCCTGGGCGGCAACCGGTCGGCCCGGATGCGAGACGTGCTCGGCACCATCCAGGCCGACCAGGACGCCATCATCCGCGCGGGATCCCGCGGCGCTCTCGTCGTCGACGGCGGTCCGGGTACGGGGAAGACCGTCGTCGCGCTGCACCGCTCCGCCTACCTCCTCTACTCCGACCCCCGCCTCGGTCACCGCCGGGGCGGCGTGCTGTTCGTCGGTCCGCACCAGCCCTACCTGGCCTACGTCGCCGACGTCCTCCCCAGCCTCGGAGAGGAGGGCGTGCAGACCTGCACCCTGCGGGACCTCGTCACCGAGGGAGCCGCGGCGGCGATCGAGACCGACCCGGAGGTGGCTCTCCTGAAGTCGTCGGCGGACCTGCTGAAGGCGATCGAGCCGGCCGTCAGGTTCTACGAGAACCCGCCCACCAAGGGGATGACGGTCACGACCCCCTGGTCCGACATCTGGCTGAGCGCCGACGATTGGGCCGAGGCGTTCGAGGCACCGGAACCCGGTACTCCGCACAACGAGGCGCGTGACCGGATCTGGGAGGAACTGCTCACGATCCTGATGGACAAGCACGACGACGACGTCTCGGCCGACCTGCTCCGGAAGTCGCTGCTGCAGGACAGGGAGCTGCTCACGACCTTCAACAGGGCGTGGCCGCTGATCGAAGCGGCTGACCTCGTCGGAGACCTGTGGTCGGTACCCGCCTACCTGCGGAAGTGCGCTCCCTGGCTCAGCCCCGACGAGGTCCGGAAGCTGCAGCGCGGGGACGCCCAGGCCTGGACGGTGTCCGACCTGCCGCTCCTGGACGCGGCACGGCAGCGGCTCGGCGACCCGGAGGCGTCACGGCGCAAGCGCCGGCAGGAAGCCGCTCTCGCCGCCCAGCGCGAGCACATGGCCCAGGTCGTCGAGAACCTGATCGAGGCCGACGACGACGGCGAAGGGCTCGTGACGCAGCTGCGCCGAGCGGACCTCCAGCGGAATCTGGTCGACGAGTCCGAGCTGCCCACCCTCGACCCGGACCTGCTCGCCGGCCCGTTCGCGCACATCGTCGTGGACGAGGCCCAGGAGCTGACCGACGCGGAGTGGCAGATGTTGCTGCTCCGGTGCCCGTCCCGGAGCTTCACCATCGTCGGGGACCGCGCCCAGGCCAGGCACGGGTTCACGGAGTCGTGGCAGGAACGGCTCGACCGGATCGGGCTCGACCGGGTCGACCTGGCCTCCCTGAGCATCAACTACCGGACGCCGGAAGAGGTCATGGCGGAGGCCGAGCCGGTCATCCGGGCCGCGCTCCCGGACGCCAACGTGCCGACCTCCATCCGCAGCAGCGGTGTCCCCGTCGTGCACGGATCCACTTCGGACCTGGGCTCGGTCCTCGACGCCTGGCTCGCCGCGCATGCCGACGGGATCGCCTGCGTCATCGGTGATCCCACGTTCCGGGCGACGTCCCACGTCCGGTCGCTGAGCCCGGAGCTGTCGAAGGGGCTCGAGTTCGACCTGGTCGTCCTCATCGACCCGGAGGCGTTCGGCGAGGGCATCGAAGGAGCGGTCGACCGCTATGTCGCGATGACCCGGGCGACCCAGCGGCTCGTCATCCTCACGAGCTCCTGA